In the Syntrophorhabdaceae bacterium genome, CAGGGCCTTTTGAGATCAATTACAACCCGGAAACAAAGGCAATGACAGGTACGCAGACAGGCAATTTTGCGCAAAACCGTTCCGTCGTTCATCTCCACGGCGGACGTACCCCATGGATTAGCGATGGAACACCCCACCAGTGGATCACTCCGGCAGGAGAGACCACAGTCTACCCCAAAGGTGTAAGCGTGGTTTATGTGCCTGACATGTGGTTCGACGGGGCGGGGAATACAATAGATTCATGCGCGGCCAAGACGACCTGCACGGTCGCGGGTGCAACGAACAATCCCGGTTCCGGGAAGGTGACCTACTATTATACCAACCAGCAGAGTTCCAGGCTGCTGTTCTATCACGACCATGCCTGGGGTACCACCCGTCTGAACGTATATGTCGGTATGGCAGCCGGATACCTGATTACGGATCCGACAGAAGAGGCTGCAATCAGCGCTGGGACTCTCCCGAACATGTGTGGAGCGCCCGGAGACATGTGTGAATACCGTTATGGGCTTCCCCTTGTCGTACAGGACAAGACCTTTGTAAATGCCTCCCTGGGCAACGCAGCCACATATACCATGGCTACAGACCCTACCTGGGCCTGGGGATCGAACCCGGCGAAACCTGCGACCGGCACAGCCGTGACAGGCGACCTCTGGTGGCCGCATGTCTATATGCCGGCGCAGAACCCTTACAATCCCAATCTGAGCGGAATAAATGACATGGGTCGGTGGCACTACGGTCCCTGGTTCTTCCCTGCCACCCCGCTGTGCGGATCTTCCGCGGGTGCAGTGAAACCCTACTGCATCGATTATGGTCCTGTCACGAATCCATACTCTAACCCTGCCAATCCCAATTATTCAGTCGATCAGCCGCCTGAGATGCCCGGTACGCCGCACCCATCATGGGGCGCCGAAGCCTTTCTCGATACCATGGTGGTGAATGGAACAGCTTATCCCAAGGTTACCCTGAGCCCACAGGCATACCGTCTCCGTATACTGAACGCCTCCCATGACAGGTTCCTCAACCTGCAGCTCTACAGGGCCACCCCCGGTATCGTGAACGGTATCGCTGTCGGGGCCGGAGGAACAGGGTATACCTCGGTGCCTACCGTCACCATTACGGGTGGCGGAGGAACAGGCGCCACTGCTGTAGCAACGATATCGGGCGAAGCTGTTACTGCTATCGATGTAACAACTGTTGGCAGCGGCTATACTACCGAGCCTACCGTCACCATCACGGGCGGCGGCGGATCGGGCGCCACTGCAACGGCATCAGTATATACGCAATTGACGGAGGTAGGCATGGTCCCCGCAGTGCCGACCTCGGGCTACCCTGCTACCTGGCCGAAAGACGGCAGGGAGGGCGGCGTGCCTGACCCGGCTATGAGAGGCCCGGCGTTTGTCCAGATCGGCAACGAAGGCGGTTTTTTACCGAAGCCGGTAGTGCTGCCGAACCAACCGGTGCAGTGGAATATGGACCCGACGATGTTCAATGTCGGGAATGTGCTCCAGCAGAACGAAGGCGGCGGCACGCTCTTTTTAGGCCCTGCTGAGAGGGCGGACGTGATCGTCGATTTCAGCAAGTTTGCGGGCCAGACGCTCATTCTTTATAATGACGCGCCAACCGCATTCCCGGCGCTTGACCCGCATTACGACTATTACACGGGTGCGCCTGACAGGACAGACATAGGCGGCTACACTGCTATTCCACCGGGTGTTGGTCCCAACATCAGGACGGTCATGCAGATTGTGATCGGAGCCGGGGGTGACAACTCGTCGCCCGTAGATTACTATAATTCGGGTACTTTTACTACCTTGCAGACAGCCTTTGCCGGTTCATCGGGTATCTTCCAGAAGTCTCAGGACCCGATCATAGCCGGACAGACCGCCTATAATACCACCTATAACACCACGTTTCCTGCAACATGGCCCAACTGGGGTATATCGAGGATCTCTGACGGTGCTATCAGCTTCAAGAGGGTTGACGGCACGATAACGAGTAATTTTACAATGGCACCAAAAGCCATCCACGACGAGATGGGTGCGACATTCGATGACTATGGACGGATGAGCGCGAAACTGGGGCTTGAAAGGTCATTTACCAACGCCGCGATCGCGAATTTTATACTCCAGAACTTCGTCGACCCGGCTACTGAGATCGTGAAGCCAAACGAGATCCAGATCTGGAGGGTCACGCATAACGGCGTGGACGCGCACCCGATCCACTTCCACCTCTTCGACGTACAGGTGCTCAACCGGGTCGGCTGGGATGGATTCATCAGGCTGCCCGACGATAATGAACTGGGCTGGAAGGAGACGGTCAGGATGCACCCACTGGAGGATACGATCGTGGCGCTGAAGCCGATCCCCCCCAAGGCGCCTTTTACCCTTCCTAACAGTATCCGTCCTCTGAACCCGGCATACCCAATAGGTTCTATTGAGGGGTTCTCGCAGATAGACACGACAGACGGAGGCAATCTCAATCCGCTTCAGACCAATGTAATGACCAACTTCGGCCACGAATACGTGTGGCATTGTCATATCCTCAGCCATGAGGAGAACGACATGATGCGGCCGATCATATTCAATGTGGATAGCTTACTTTACGCGAGCCTACCCGGCTCCGGCCTCTGGTCGTGGGAATTGGGTAAATGGACCCAACTCCATACAACTGTCCCTGCAAAAATCATAGCCTCAGGGTCGTACCTGTATGTTACCTTTGCAGGATCTGGTCTCTATCAATGGGATGGTACNNNNNNNNNNNNNNNNNNNNNNNNNNNNNNNNNNNNNNNNNNNNNNNNNNNNNNNNNNNNNNNNNNNNNNNNNNNNNNNNNNNNNNNNNNNNNNNNNNNNCACATGGACCAAGCTCCACGCGGTCGTTCCTACAGACTTCGTAGCGTCAGGTTCAACAGTATACGCGACCTGGGCTTCGGGTCTCTATCAATGGGATGCCTCCCGTACATGGACCAAGCTCCACGCGGTCGTTCCTACAGGCATGGTTGCCACAAGTACAGCACTGTACGCGACCTGGGCTTCGGGTCTCTATCAATGGAAAGGCGCTACCTGGACCAAGTTGAACGCATCTGTCCCTGCAAGCATGACTGGATCAGGTTCGTACCTGTATGCTACCTTTACAGGATCTGGTCTCTATCAATGGGATGGTACCACATGGACCAAGCTCCACGCGGTCGTTCCTACAGACTTCGTAGCGTCAGGTTCAACAGTATACGCGACCTGGGCTTCGGGTCTCTATCAATGGGATGCCTCCCGTACATGGACCAAGCTCCACGCGACCGTTCCTACAGGCATGGTGGGCACAAGTACAGCGCTGTACGCGACCTGGGCTTCGGGTCTCTATCAATGGAACGGCAGTACATGGACCAAGCTCCACGCGACTGTTCCTACAGGCATGGTGGCCTCGGGCGCGAAGTTGTATACGACCTTTGGATCGGGTATTTATCTATGGGAAGCGAATGTATGGACCAAGTTGAATGCGACCGTTCCGACAACCATGGTGGCAGGCTTCTGAAACCGATGGCCTGCTAACTGTATCAAAGATTTTTCTTGTGATGGTGCATTAAAACAGCAAGTGTTCTATATCGGGGAGGGAGAGATCCCTCCCCGATATATTAATATATTTCTTGAAAATATTGGAGGCAATAGGAGAAGATAGGTATTATATTTTATTTTTATTAATTAAGGAGAGACCATGAGACTGAAGGAAACATTAAAATGGATGGTGGTAATACTGGGGGTGATTTTTTTTAGTTTGCAGGCAGGAGCTGAAGAAATACAAAGTCTGAAGACACAAAAGGATAAGATAAGCTACGGGATTGGCGTCGATATGGCGGAAAACTTTAAGCGGCTTGGGATGGACCTCGATCTGGACATCCTGATAAAGGGTCTGAGGGATGCCTACTCTAATGGAAAGTTACTGATGACAGAAGATGACCTCCGTGCAACCCTGAACGCTTATCAGAATGAGCTGATGCAGAAACAGGTACAGACAACGCGAGTTGTTGCTGAACAAAACAAGAAAGAAGGCGATGCCTTTCTGGCCCAGAACAAGACGAAAGAAGGTGTTGTGACCCTGCCGAGCGGTCTGCAGTACAAGATAATTAAGGAGGGCAGCGGCAGGAAGCCGACGAATGCTGACTCGGTTGAATGCCACTATCGGGGCACCCTTATCAACGGGACTGAATTTGACAGTTCCTATCGCAGGGGTCAGCCCGCAACCTTTAAGGTTGCAGGTGTTATTCCCGGTTGGACCGAGGCCCTGAAGCTTATGCCCGTAGGCTCCAAATGGCAGCTCTTCATACCGCCCCAGCTTGCTTACGGAGAGCGGGGAGCAGGTCGTAATATCGGACCGAACACGACGCTGATCTTTGAGATTGAACTCTTGTCCATCAAGTGATGCGGAATTGACACCCTTGGTCTCTTTATAAGTTTGATATTGGTTATGATCTTCCCCCCCCGTTTTGACGGACACGCACTTAGGTTTACATATGTTCCGACTCATATTCCAAGGCAGATAATTCCTGATCCTGTTATATTAGTTCATCGCCTATAGGTCTTCACTACCGATTACAAAGCCCTTTTCGCTCTTGCCTCATAGCCGCCACTTCCCACGTCCATATTTCAGCATCAAGCTCCCAGCTTATCCCTCCTTATTTTACCCATTTCACTATATTGCCCATTTCGCGCTATGCACAAGATGGGTAATATTCGCACGTATGCCCGCCGATGTAGGCTTAGGGTCAATTAAATAGTTCATAAAATAATTGTATTAGGTAGGAAAAAGGGGTACATTTAATAAGTACAATAAATAGGATATCTCAGGAGGTAATAATATGGGCAAGGCCTTGAGAAAGCTGAATTTTATGATCGAAGAAAATATTTACAGAGATCTGGAAGCCCTTGTTCCCGCCGGGAAACGCAGCAAAGTAGCCAATGATGCGCTCAGAAGAGAACTCGAACTGATTCGTAGAAAAGATGCGGTGGGGAAGATATTAGCTGCAAGGACAAAAGGCAAAAAGCTCTCAAATAAAGAGATTGTCGATGCCCTTGTGAAGGATAGGGGGTCACATTGACAAGAAACTATGTGGTAGATGCCTCCGTGATACTCAAATGGATCCTTGGTGATGAGCGCGAATCCGACCAGGAGAAGGCAATGCAATTGTTGAATACATGGGTAGAAGGCAATGTTACCATTGCAGCGCCTGTGCTCTGGCAGTTTGAGGTTGGTAACGTCCTGGGCAGGGTAATACCGGGAGAGGCGCCGGAAAAGATGGACCTTGTTATGGATTTGAACATACGAAGCATTACGTTAACCGATCATATATGCGGACTATGTTTTAATTGGATGAAAATAAAAGGGGTTACCTTTTATGATGCCTCGTATCTGGCCGTTGCTCATGATATACAGGCAGTGCTTATCACTGCCGATGAGCGATTCGCAAAAAAAATCGGCAAAAATGACCATCTCTGTCTTTTAGAAAGTATCGATGTGTGATGGAAAAGTATTTATATTCATGGTATAACCGAACTACAAAGCAGCACACGACTTAAAGACAGGGAAAAAAATTGATGGACTCTAAGGGTCTCATACAGAGCATTGTGAAAACGTCTTTGCTGAAGCGGACTCTATTCTTTGTGCTTTCGGATATTATCCTGATTGTCATTTCTCTCTTCATTGCCTTCACTGTCCATTTCGATCTGAACCTGAACATCGACTACCCGGACATCATGGATGAGGTGCTGCTGTATTTTATTGTGGCGAAGCTGGTCGCATTTGCTATATTCAGAGTATACAAAATAACGTGGCGTTATGTCGGTATCACCGACCTCGTGAATATTATCTTTGCCATTATCTTCGCCGAATTGCTGCTCATTGTTTTGAGTCTTCCGAATTCCTACCTGTCGCCTTTTGCCCTTACAGGTTTTCCGAAGAGGGTGTTTCTCGTCGACGGTATTGTCTCCCTTTTCCTGATCGCGGGCTTGCGGATATCGAAGAGGCTTTATCTTGAAGTGATCCGTGAGAAGAAGTTCGTCAAAAAGGGGAAGCGGGCGATCATTCTCGGCGCGGGGAACACAGGCGAGATGATCCTCAGAGATATAGCACGGCAGGGGTATGGTGAGTTTTCGCCGATAGGGTTTCTCGATGATGACAAAAGCAAAGTAGGCACGTACATCCACGGGATAAAGGTCATCGGTACGACGGAGGCGCTGGAGGACGTCATTGCGAAGGACTCTGTGGAGGCTATGATCATAGCTATTCCACGATTAAACAGGAAAAAATTAAAGGACATATACGATACGGCAAAAAAGGCCGATGTCAAGACTATCAAGATAGTGCCCAGGATATTTGATTTTGACAAGCCTGACATTAACCTCAAGGCGCTCGAAGATATCAGCGTTGAGGATCTCATCGGACGGCAGATCGTACAGATCGATTACAGGGGGATCAAGGATTTCATTAGAGACAGAACAGTATTGATCACCGGCGCCGGAGGGTCCATCGGCTCAGAGCTTGTTATGCAGGTCTGTGCCTTTCAGCCGGGCAGGATCGTGCTTTTTGATATCGATGATACAGAGCTTCATAACATGAGTATCAGGATGAAAAAAAACCATCCGGAGCTTGCAGACAATATGCATCTGGTGATCGGGGATATCAGGGACCGGGATAGAGTGAATGAGGTGTTCGGTATGTTCCATCCCCAGATTATTTTTCACGCGGCAGCATATAAGCACGTGCCGATGATGGAATATAACCCCAAAGAGGCTGTAAAGGTTAATATATTCGGGACACACGTCATTGCCAGGGCAGCGAAAGAATATGGTGTTGAGAAATTTATCATGATCTCAACAGACAAGGCGGTAATGCCGACGAGTGTCATGGGCGCGACAAAGAGAGTAGCGGAATATGTATGCCAGGCGCTGAACGGCAGCGAAGAGCTGAGAGCTGAGAGCGAAGAGCTGAGAGCTGAGAGCGAAGGGCAGAGATTATGTGATAATGCGATAATGCGGGGATGCGACAATGCGACAAAAGAACCTCGTTTGCTAAATCCCTCATCCTACCATCTTCCCATTACCCCATCCACCCGTTTTATTTCCGTTCGTTTCGGGAATGTGCTGGGGAGCAGGGGGAGCGTGTTGCCGCTTTTTATGGAGCAATTGAAATATGGAGGCCCATTGACTGTCACACATAAGGATATGGTCAGGTATTTTATGACCATACCTGAAGCAGTATCGCTGATACTGCAGGCGTCAATGATGGGGGAGGGCGGGGAGGTATTTGTCCTCGATATGGGAGAGCCGGTGAGGATCGTTGAGCTTGCAGAAGAATTGATCGGCCTTCATGGCCTGAAACCTTACAAGGAGATTGATATCGAATTTATCGGCGTCAGACCAGGAGAAAAACTCTTCGAAGAGATCCTGACCGCCGAAGAGGGTACTATCGCGAGCAAACACGAAAAGGTCTTCATCGCGAAGAACAGCGAAAGATATTCCATGGATGACATCGAAAATATTTTAAAGGAGTTCCAGGGATTGCTGTCTGATCCTTCAACGGAGAATGACGTAAAGGTAAGGGAACTGCTCAAAAAATATGTGAAACATTATGAAGAACAATCTTAGATACCCAACGCTTCCCGTTCAGGAGGTCTATAAATTCCAATGATCCGTTACTGGTATATGTTGCTTGCAGACAGCCTTTTGACCATGGCTGCCATCATTTTTGCGATGATGATCCGGCTGGAGATATTCTACCCGAACTATTTCCTGTTCAGCCGCCACATCAGGACTGTATGGCCGTTTATCATCCTCGCGATGATTGTCAGGCCGGTGGTGTTCTATTGCTCGGGTATCTATCAACGCATGTGGCGATACGCGACAACGCACGATTTTTTCAGGCTCGTTGTCGCCGTCGGGATTGGATCCCTCATCCTTTCGCTCGTGACGCTCCTCCTGTTCCGGCCATTTCTGATCACAGACTTCCCGCGTTCGCTGCTGATACTTGAAGGCCTGCTGAGCATATTCTTTCTCGGGGGGCTGAGGGTGATCCTGAAGGTTTCCGAGAACTACGCCGATGAGATCGACTGGAAAAAGGTCGACATCAAACCTGCACGACGGGCGCTGATCGTGGGGGCAGGCGATACAGGGGTGCACCTTGCGAGAGAGTTCATGGATAATCCGCAACTTGGCACGCAGCCGGTCGCCTTTGTCGATGACGATCAAAAAAAGATCGGCAGGAAGACCCATGGACTGGATGTCTTCGGACCGCTGGTTACGCTGGCTGACATTGTCCAGAAGATGAATGTCGATGAGGTGATCATCGCCATACCGAATGCGCCGGCCCAGACGATACAGAATATCAAGAATATCTGTCACACAATATCTATTCCGTTTTCAATCGCATCGGCGCCTGCGAGCCTTTTGAGCCAGGAGGATGTGGCGGCGGGCAACGTCAGCTCTCTCCGTTTGCCCATGTCCCTGCCGGATATTACTACAAAGGAGATACAGAACGTTATCCGTGTGATGCAATCCCGCAATCTCAGCATAGGATCACAAACGGTTATGCTCGAAGACCTCATCGCGGCAGAATGCAACATGAACCATGCCGTCGCGGTGGTGAACGGCACTGCCGCCCTCCACATGTGTGTTGTTGCCGCCGGTATTCAGGCTGGTGACGAGGTTATCACAACACCCTTCAGCTTTGTCTCCTCGGCGAACTGCATCCTCTACGAGCGCGCCACGCCGGTCTTTGTCGATATCGAACCGATAACCCTGGGCATTGCGCCGGACAGGATCGAGGCCGCCATCACGGAGCGGACAAAGGCGATCGTTGTCGTTCATGTCTTTGGTCAGCCATCCGATATGGACCCCATCATGGAGATCGCTGCCAGACATAACCTGCTGGTCATCGAGGATGCCTGTGAGGCGATCGGCGCGGAATACAAGGGCAGGAAGGCCGGCGCCATAGGCAAGGCAGGCACTTTCGCCTTTTACCCGAACAAACAGATCACCACCGGCGAAGGGGCAATGATCGTTACAAATGACGAGGAATGGACGCACCTCTTCAGGAGCCTGCGGAACCAGGGAAGGGACAAGTTCGACGGGTGGCTCAACCATTCCCGCCTGGGATATAATTACAGAATGTCGGAGCTGAACGCTGCAGTAGGCGTGGTCCAGATAAAACGGCTCAACGAGCTGCTGAATAAGCGCGCCGCAGTTGCCGATGAATATAATAGAATAGTATCCGGTATTGAAGGTGTTACGCCGCTCACCATCGCCCCGACGACGACGCGCATGAGCTGGTTCGTATACGTCGTGCGCTTTGCGCCCGGCATTGACCGCGATATGATGGTAAACCTTCTTGCCGGGAAAGGTGTCCCGAGCAGGCCATATTTTTTCCCGATCCACCTCCAGCCCTTTTACCGGAAGATGTTTGGTTTTAAACCGGGAGATTTTCCCGAATCAGAGGCAGCGGGCGCATCGATCCTCGCGCTGCCTTTTCATGCGAATATGAAAAAGGAAGAGATAGAAGTTGTATGCAAGGCCATAGCCGATACTATTCCTGAAGCAATAAAGAAGGAGGGCAATATATGAGAATGAGAATCGTTCTCTTCTCCATGATGGTCTGCTGCATGCTGGTTGTGAAACCTGCGGCCTACGGCGTTGATACGGAACTGACGCGGCACACGATGAGCGGCCTGCAGGGTGTTAATGTTATGGTGGAGGAACTGCAGCCGAACATCCAGAAATACGCGCAGCGTTTTAACCTTACAAAGGAACAGCTCCAGAAAGAGATAGAGCAAAGGCTCCAGAAGGCAGGCATACAGGTATTGACCGGGGACGCGTGGCTGAAGAC is a window encoding:
- a CDS encoding multicopper oxidase domain-containing protein; translated protein: MNKRRLSILINLILIMIVSSPWGIGQRNAQALDVGANGYYIPDYFLTPNWANSPPLTKFVDGLPGICGATPGANLLGQCIPIAIPDTTKYSGSDYYEIELVQFREKMHAAFTDLNNADKMLATSGGTLLRGYRQTNTADVNLLTPHYLGPVIIAKKYDPNYAPGAALPTGGTNGKPVRILFKNNLPSEAGGDLFVPVDTTVMGSGPFEINYNPETKAMTGTQTGNFAQNRSVVHLHGGRTPWISDGTPHQWITPAGETTVYPKGVSVVYVPDMWFDGAGNTIDSCAAKTTCTVAGATNNPGSGKVTYYYTNQQSSRLLFYHDHAWGTTRLNVYVGMAAGYLITDPTEEAAISAGTLPNMCGAPGDMCEYRYGLPLVVQDKTFVNASLGNAATYTMATDPTWAWGSNPAKPATGTAVTGDLWWPHVYMPAQNPYNPNLSGINDMGRWHYGPWFFPATPLCGSSAGAVKPYCIDYGPVTNPYSNPANPNYSVDQPPEMPGTPHPSWGAEAFLDTMVVNGTAYPKVTLSPQAYRLRILNASHDRFLNLQLYRATPGIVNGIAVGAGGTGYTSVPTVTITGGGGTGATAVATISGEAVTAIDVTTVGSGYTTEPTVTITGGGGSGATATASVYTQLTEVGMVPAVPTSGYPATWPKDGREGGVPDPAMRGPAFVQIGNEGGFLPKPVVLPNQPVQWNMDPTMFNVGNVLQQNEGGGTLFLGPAERADVIVDFSKFAGQTLILYNDAPTAFPALDPHYDYYTGAPDRTDIGGYTAIPPGVGPNIRTVMQIVIGAGGDNSSPVDYYNSGTFTTLQTAFAGSSGIFQKSQDPIIAGQTAYNTTYNTTFPATWPNWGISRISDGAISFKRVDGTITSNFTMAPKAIHDEMGATFDDYGRMSAKLGLERSFTNAAIANFILQNFVDPATEIVKPNEIQIWRVTHNGVDAHPIHFHLFDVQVLNRVGWDGFIRLPDDNELGWKETVRMHPLEDTIVALKPIPPKAPFTLPNSIRPLNPAYPIGSIEGFSQIDTTDGGNLNPLQTNVMTNFGHEYVWHCHILSHEENDMMRPIIFNVDSLLYASLPGSGLWSWELGKWTQLHTTVPAKIIASGSYLYVTFAGSGLYQWDGT
- a CDS encoding FKBP-type peptidyl-prolyl cis-trans isomerase, with translation MRLKETLKWMVVILGVIFFSLQAGAEEIQSLKTQKDKISYGIGVDMAENFKRLGMDLDLDILIKGLRDAYSNGKLLMTEDDLRATLNAYQNELMQKQVQTTRVVAEQNKKEGDAFLAQNKTKEGVVTLPSGLQYKIIKEGSGRKPTNADSVECHYRGTLINGTEFDSSYRRGQPATFKVAGVIPGWTEALKLMPVGSKWQLFIPPQLAYGERGAGRNIGPNTTLIFEIELLSIK
- a CDS encoding type II toxin-antitoxin system VapC family toxin — its product is MTRNYVVDASVILKWILGDERESDQEKAMQLLNTWVEGNVTIAAPVLWQFEVGNVLGRVIPGEAPEKMDLVMDLNIRSITLTDHICGLCFNWMKIKGVTFYDASYLAVAHDIQAVLITADERFAKKIGKNDHLCLLESIDV
- a CDS encoding nucleoside-diphosphate sugar epimerase/dehydratase; the protein is MDSKGLIQSIVKTSLLKRTLFFVLSDIILIVISLFIAFTVHFDLNLNIDYPDIMDEVLLYFIVAKLVAFAIFRVYKITWRYVGITDLVNIIFAIIFAELLLIVLSLPNSYLSPFALTGFPKRVFLVDGIVSLFLIAGLRISKRLYLEVIREKKFVKKGKRAIILGAGNTGEMILRDIARQGYGEFSPIGFLDDDKSKVGTYIHGIKVIGTTEALEDVIAKDSVEAMIIAIPRLNRKKLKDIYDTAKKADVKTIKIVPRIFDFDKPDINLKALEDISVEDLIGRQIVQIDYRGIKDFIRDRTVLITGAGGSIGSELVMQVCAFQPGRIVLFDIDDTELHNMSIRMKKNHPELADNMHLVIGDIRDRDRVNEVFGMFHPQIIFHAAAYKHVPMMEYNPKEAVKVNIFGTHVIARAAKEYGVEKFIMISTDKAVMPTSVMGATKRVAEYVCQALNGSEELRAESEELRAESEGQRLCDNAIMRGCDNATKEPRLLNPSSYHLPITPSTRFISVRFGNVLGSRGSVLPLFMEQLKYGGPLTVTHKDMVRYFMTIPEAVSLILQASMMGEGGEVFVLDMGEPVRIVELAEELIGLHGLKPYKEIDIEFIGVRPGEKLFEEILTAEEGTIASKHEKVFIAKNSERYSMDDIENILKEFQGLLSDPSTENDVKVRELLKKYVKHYEEQS
- a CDS encoding DegT/DnrJ/EryC1/StrS family aminotransferase; its protein translation is MIRYWYMLLADSLLTMAAIIFAMMIRLEIFYPNYFLFSRHIRTVWPFIILAMIVRPVVFYCSGIYQRMWRYATTHDFFRLVVAVGIGSLILSLVTLLLFRPFLITDFPRSLLILEGLLSIFFLGGLRVILKVSENYADEIDWKKVDIKPARRALIVGAGDTGVHLAREFMDNPQLGTQPVAFVDDDQKKIGRKTHGLDVFGPLVTLADIVQKMNVDEVIIAIPNAPAQTIQNIKNICHTISIPFSIASAPASLLSQEDVAAGNVSSLRLPMSLPDITTKEIQNVIRVMQSRNLSIGSQTVMLEDLIAAECNMNHAVAVVNGTAALHMCVVAAGIQAGDEVITTPFSFVSSANCILYERATPVFVDIEPITLGIAPDRIEAAITERTKAIVVVHVFGQPSDMDPIMEIAARHNLLVIEDACEAIGAEYKGRKAGAIGKAGTFAFYPNKQITTGEGAMIVTNDEEWTHLFRSLRNQGRDKFDGWLNHSRLGYNYRMSELNAAVGVVQIKRLNELLNKRAAVADEYNRIVSGIEGVTPLTIAPTTTRMSWFVYVVRFAPGIDRDMMVNLLAGKGVPSRPYFFPIHLQPFYRKMFGFKPGDFPESEAAGASILALPFHANMKKEEIEVVCKAIADTIPEAIKKEGNI